The Miscanthus floridulus cultivar M001 chromosome 7, ASM1932011v1, whole genome shotgun sequence genome includes a region encoding these proteins:
- the LOC136462694 gene encoding uncharacterized protein encodes MRRQLKCVGLLLLLSLLLAALSPVVVATTRRELPLMAAIGDGGRQDVSSSGTAATAEGGDEDVIVRRRKDEVVNTDSRRFRRTSSWKQMPAASPQFNFGGRMIPFTADYHSVHRHPPTHN; translated from the exons ATGCGGCGGCAGTTGAAGTGCGTCGGCCTGCTGCTCCTGCTGAGCCTCCTGCTTGCCGCGCTCAGCCCCGTCGTCGTCGCCACCACGCGCAGAG AGCTGCCGCTAATGGCGGCCATCGGCGACGGAGGGCGGCAAGACGTGAGCAGCTCAGGAACTGCGGCGACGGCGGAGGGCGGGGACGAAGATGTGATCGTCAGGAGGAGGAAGGATGAGGTGGTGAACACAGACAGCCGCCGTTTCAGAAGAACCAGCAGCTGGAAGCAGATGCCTGCTGCTTCGCCGCAGTTTAACTTCGGTGGCCGGATGATACCCTTCACCGCCGACTACCACTCCGTCCACAGGCACCCGCCCACGCACAACTAG